The stretch of DNA TGGCGTACAGCCTCAAGCAAGGGTGGCATTACATTGGTTCCTGACTCGCAGGCCTGCGTCAGTGCAACCAATGCCTTATCCGTGGAATCTTGATTTCTGGCCAATCGAAGAGCCTTGACTTTGGAGACCTGATTTATTTCTACTGATTTATCAATTTTGAGAACTGGTATATCAATGGTCTCATTTTCACGAATAAAGCCGTTCACTCCGACAATGATTCGCTTTTTCTCATCATATTTGCGGGCCACATCATAGGCGGCCTTCCCAATTTCTCGTTGAAAATAGCCCACTTCAATAGCAGCCACGACTCCACCCAATTCATCAATGGTCTCAAAATACTTTTCTGCTTCTGCTTCCATCTTGTCAGTCATCGCTTCTACATAATAAGATCCACCCAGAGGATCTATAGTCGATCCTACACCAGTCTCATATGCGATTACTTGCTGAGTCCTCAGTGCAATCTCTACACTTTTCTCTGTAGGCAGCGCCAGTACTTCATCCATTGAGTTGGTGTGGAGTGACTGTGTTCCACCTAAAACGCCGGCAAGAGCCTCATAGGCCGTTCTGACAATGTTATTTTCAGGTTGAGGAGCTGTCAGACTATGACCAGCGGTCTGGGTATGGAAGCGAAGCATCCAGGATCGGGGATCCTTGGCGCCATATTTTTCCTTCATACGTTTTGCATAAATACGTCTGGCGGCTCGAAATTTTCCGATTTCCTCAAAGAAATCAATGTGAGAATTAAAAAAGAAGCTCAGGCGCCGTGCAAATTTGTCGACATCCAGGCTCCTTGCAATAGCAGCTTCCACATAGGCAAAGCCATCAGCCAGGGTAAATGCCAATTCCTGGGCAGCAGTCGATCCAGCTTCACGGATGTGATAGCCAGATATGGAAATCGTATTATAGGCAGGCATATGGTCGGTACACCATTCAATCATATCTGTTATGATATGCATGGACTCTTCAGGTGGGAAAATGAATTC from Candidatus Neomarinimicrobiota bacterium encodes:
- a CDS encoding methylmalonyl-CoA mutase family protein — protein: MPDQSYQDSLKRWKQKVAESKEREYDYDTVSGLSNDLLYLPDEENDNLDQYMEKVGFPGEYPFTRGVHPNMYRGRLWTMRQFAGFGTPEDTNKRFKFLLKQGQTGLSVAFDMPTLMGYDSDHALSLGEVGHCGVSINSIDDMMTLFDGIPLDQVSTSMTINGPAIILLAMYVVVGEKQGVSSDKLNGTLQNDILKEYIAQKEFIFPPEESMHIITDMIEWCTDHMPAYNTISISGYHIREAGSTAAQELAFTLADGFAYVEAAIARSLDVDKFARRLSFFFNSHIDFFEEIGKFRAARRIYAKRMKEKYGAKDPRSWMLRFHTQTAGHSLTAPQPENNIVRTAYEALAGVLGGTQSLHTNSMDEVLALPTEKSVEIALRTQQVIAYETGVGSTIDPLGGSYYVEAMTDKMEAEAEKYFETIDELGGVVAAIEVGYFQREIGKAAYDVARKYDEKKRIIVGVNGFIRENETIDIPVLKIDKSVEINQVSKVKALRLARNQDSTDKALVALTQACESGTNVMPPLLEAVRQSATLGEMVEAMRVVYGTYTETPVF